The window GCAATGGGGATTCTTTTTCGACGCCGCGGCCTGCAGCGGCTGCAAGGCCTGTCAGGTCGCCTGCAAGGACCGTCACGATCTCAAGGCCGGAATCCATTGGCGGCGTGTCTACGAGGTCGGCGGCGGCGTCTGGACCCCGAAGGGAAAGGCCTGGGAACACGGGGTTTTGGCTTACAACATCTCGATGGCCTGCAACCACTGCCGGAATCCTCTCTGTGCCGATTCCTGCCCGACCAAGGCCATCACAAAGAGACCGGACGGCCTTGTCCTCCTCGACACGACGCTCTGTATCGGCTGCCGGTATTGCGAATGGGCTTGTCCTT of the Acidobacteriota bacterium genome contains:
- a CDS encoding DMSO/selenate family reductase complex B subunit, with amino-acid sequence MTAVKQWGFFFDAAACSGCKACQVACKDRHDLKAGIHWRRVYEVGGGVWTPKGKAWEHGVLAYNISMACNHCRNPLCADSCPTKAITKRPDGLVLLDTTLCIGCRYCEWACPYGATRFDAATGLVTKCTFCVDAVDAGEPPACVAACPGRALDFGDFDDLKKKYGGTGRIFPLPEEDQTEPALVIRPHRDCARAEGAAVDVINWEEV